In Besnoitia besnoiti strain Bb-Ger1 chromosome IX, whole genome shotgun sequence, a single genomic region encodes these proteins:
- a CDS encoding hypothetical protein (encoded by transcript BESB_014770), which yields MQLPALVWQLRLTSFLLLFLSRAAKSLCLVSGAGRCPLSASASVSPSPRRPRPRAVSVLSCASSLAFRSSLPSLSVSPSAGWRSAFCVPLSRKPGGAQRKGLFDSCSSRVRLSRPSPRPSFALASRGVRPPSQASRRLLGSSLFASLGAGAETSPSLSAGCPPLRAPPPPAASPVARLGSDLADGTVAIPRPLEAAALEACSSVLLATDLGTQKMGMALFSLTSAAGDRSLVSSRRVAPSRRAADAAASSFSAASSPSYAARPPHSGRHCPPLREREAAEASAGSGGLRERAGEAPELAATGSETAELRRHPHSAFVEAEREAARREREVRRRSAERDRRKLRDLSGVARYLTLSRLADGEDAVREKKGMEEATSDYALPPERGLEDALDSPCRQLLPLSPQALNSFSFFSSPSSDSSFSPSSSSPSSPLSAAPPSPSFASLASQPAVSLLRRFTHGGDIEAAVARVCGAVAAYGVRALLVGYPKNPFLHPSHAALTFRSLLCRDFAVLLARAVLRQAPHLAPSSPLAATRSTAASPVVFLHDEARTTLEAKKIGKGDQRPKTAEFLDSRSAAVLGRVFLSARGAGSVLVLPDARTFFPLSFVSARRPLSQFKEFYRVHPAVVELAKTVPWGLLL from the exons ATGCAGCTCCCTGCGCTGGTGTGGCAGCTTCGTCTCACTTCTTTTCTgctcctttttctctcgcgtgcggcgaagtctctctgcctcgtctcggGTGCCGgtcgctgccctctctcagcttccgcgtctgtctctccctcgcctcggcgtccgcgtcccCGCGCGGTTTCGGTACTGTCATGCGCCTCCAGTCTAGCTTTTCGGTCCTCGCTGCCGTCCCTCTCcgtttcgccttctgccggCTGGCGGTCTGCTTTCTGTGTGCCTCTCTCACGCAAACCTGGCGGTGCACAGAGAAAGGGCCTTTTCGACTCCTGCTCCTCCCGAGTCCGCTTGTCGCGGCCCTCGCCTCGGCcttccttcgccctcgcttcGCGCGGGGTTAGGCCTCCATCTCaagcctcgcgtcgcctcctcggctcgtcgctcttcgcgtcgctcggcgcgggcgccgagacctcgccgtctctctccgctggcTGCCCGCCTCTCCGTGCGCCACCtccccccgcggcgtcgcctgttgcgcgcctcggcagcgaCCTCGCGGACGGCACTGTCGCCATCCCGCGGCCGCTtgaggccgccgccctggAGGCCTGCTCCTCTGTCCTCCTCGCGACAGACTTGGGCACGCAGAAAATGGGCATGGCGCTCTTCTCCCTCaccagcgcggcgggggacAGATCGCTTGtcagctcgcgccgcgtcgctccatcgcgccgcgccgcggacgcggctgcgtcttccttctccgccgcctcctctccctcgtacgccgctcgcccgcctcaTTCCGGGCGCCACTGCCCTCCGCtacgagagagggaggcagcggaggcctcggCAGGCAGCGggggcctccgcgagcgagcAGGCGAGGCTCCTGAACTGGCGGCGACTGGctcggagacagcggagctCCGCAGGCATCCGCACTCGGCGTTCGTAGAGGCTGagcgcgaagctgcgcgccgcgagagggaggtgcgccggcgaagcgccgaaagagacagacgcaaACTGAGAGACCTCTCGGGTGTGGCTAGATACCTCACGCTAAGTCGCCTCGCGGACGGGGAGGACGCAGTccgcgagaagaaaggcaTGGAAGAAGCGACAAGCGACTACGCTTTGCCCCCCGAGAGAGGCCTCGAAGACGCACTCGACTCGCCCTGCCGCCAactcctccctctctctcctcaggcTCTCAACTCGTTTTcattcttttcttctccgtcttctgattcgtctttctcgccgtcttcgtcttctccttcgtcgcctctctccgcggccccaccgtcgccctccttcgcgtcgcttGCTTCCCAACCGGCGGTatcgctgctgcggcgcttcacGCACGGCGGAGACAtcgaggcggcggtcgcgcgcgtctgcggcgccgtggcCGCGTACGGGgtccgcgcgcttctcgtcgGATACCCCAAGAATCCCTTCCTGCATCCGAGCCA cgccgcgctgaCGTTCCGCTCGCTGCTGTGCCGCGACTTCGCtgtgcttctcgcgcgcgctgtgctgcggcaggcgccgcaccTGGCGCCCTCATCCCccctcgccgcgacgcgctccACTGCTGCGAGCcctgtcgtcttcctccacgacgaggcgcggacgactctagaggcgaagaagatcGGAAAGGGCGACCAGAGGCCCAAAACGG CGGAGTTCCtcgacagccgcagcgcggcagtgctcgggcgcgtcttcttgagcgcgcgcggcgcgggcagcgtCCTCGTCCTGCCGGATGCCCGCACGTTTTTTCCGCTGTCCTTTGTCtccgcgcgacggccgctctCGCAGTTCAAAGAG TTTTATCGCGTGCATCCAGCTGTCGTCGAACTCGCGAAAACCGTCCCCTGGGGCCTTTTACTGTGA
- a CDS encoding glycerate kinase (encoded by transcript BESB_014780): MASPSAVTPPELSRLLAALGPRRADLEGRLGAWLCEREEGKKALHTMEREGLSPGDTAAALARLAPVYLSAFSWISHLLAEKKRHENSTAANGTAPLLVAISAPQGCGKTALTDALKFLFDAEKTETVSLSLDTFYALASKQEKLAGEHPDNPLLQGRGNPGTHEPLLAACVLDSLKRNAPNGEVQVPVYDKSLNGGRGDRLCVAEWSKLKTGGIELILFEGWLLGYKSFSDATEETMPSLSKDEREWMKPINKSLKQYEEIDALVDAWLILQVDDLQRVYGWRLEQEQALKASSGSGMSDEEVKAFVDRSVPAYKAYLPRLSAEGPSRAAASTPVFEILLGAGRRAEKAKLVGFWGALDN; encoded by the exons ATGGCTTCTCCGTCTGCAGTCACTCCGCCGGAGCTGAGCAGGCTCTTGGCCGCCTTGggtccccgccgcgccgacctcGAGGGGCGGCTGGGGGCGTGGCtgtgcgagagagaggaaggaaaaaagGCGCTACACACcatggagagagaggggctTTCTCCAGGCGAcaccgctgcggctctcgcacGTCTGGCGCCGGTTTACCTCTCGGCCTTCTCGTGGATTTCGCATCTCctcgcagagaagaagaggcacgAAAACTCCACAGCCGCAAACGgcaccgcgccgctgctcgtcGCCATCtcagcgccgcagggctgCGGGAAGACGGCGCTCACGGATGCACTCAAG TTTCTGTTTGACgccgagaagacagagacggTTTCGCTGTCGCTGGACACGTTCTACGCCTTAGCCAGCAAGCAAGAAAAGCTCGCGGGCGAGCACCCCGACAATCCGCTTCTGCAGGGGCGCGGCAACCCAGGCACTCACGAGCCTCTTCTGGCTGCCTGCGTCCTCGACAGCCTCAAGCGCAACGCACCGAACGG GGAAGTTCAGGTCCCGGTGTACGACAAGTCGCTGAACGGGGGGCGCGGCGAtcggctctgcgtcgcggagTGGTCCAAGCTCAAAACTGGCGGCATTGAGCTGATTCTCTTCGAAGGATGGCTCCTGG GCTACAAGAGCTTCTCcgacgcgacagaggagacaatGCCGAGTCTGAGCAAGGATGAGCGAGAATGGATGAAGCCGATCAACAA GTCTCTGAAGCAATACGAAGAAATCGATGCGCTGGTTGATGCCTGGCTGATCCTCCAG GTCGACGATCTCCAACGCGTGTATGGCTGGCGACTTGAGCAAGAACA GGCGCTCAAGGCGAGCTCGGGTTCAGGCATGTCAGACGAGGAAGTCAAGGCGTTCGTTGACAG GTCTGTGCCGGCCTACAAGGCCTACCTGCCGCGCCTCAGCGCAGAGGGCCCCAGCCGGGCTGCGGCCTCAACCCCGGTTTTCGAAATTCTCCTCGGggcggggcgacgcgcagagaaggcgaagcttGTCGGGTTTTGGGGGGCTCTGGACAACTAA
- a CDS encoding variable surface lipoprotein (encoded by transcript BESB_014790), with product MAPSPAARAETANGASSPSERNGETLSFSSLPCASESAEEAALSALNASLVVEALEDLNPGAEIEPAAARLVGGVLDAFVVDVASQAARLCLTRRGSTLRRDDLQFALAWSFSVPVFATGSASTAGAGICVEPDASCPSVARAALPRSSDAGRWSMQAFVALQEERQRRLFHQLFLEQQEGANGGLGARPEGGRKIRVRTLGQKSASLAKPAAPAPQDAALDGPAKRARDDAEEGADGTPSRAKRPPASPAPAAAAPAAAGAAGGATAKARQSPSSRAEGLPSRSHRAAPATLARPRRTRRRRPAGAGSGVGPRAFGGEPGGRRGGRVAAGRFGCLCVSAGRRGARPSPPGAPFACSGAPAPVSSGGVWRRPRGRVRAALRGRLLRLAGRRAQPTPPAPAGLQQPLQMPEPPPGAAFASPAVPGDTTQQQPLYFPTAAAAYAPPALQPHGGALVPPQDVRFFSPYPPGNAVAASPARPSHPRGAGDEPNPAQGKTF from the exons ATGGCGCccagccccgcggcgcgcgcggagacggccaacggggcttcttctccgtcagAACGAAATGGAGAGACACTCTCTTTTTCGTCGCTGCCCTGCGCTTCGGAGtccgcagaggaagccgcgctgTCCGCGCTCAACGCGTCGCTCGTCGTGGAGGCCCTGGAAGACCTGAATCCTGGCGCAGAGATAGAACCCGCTGCGGCTCGA CTCGTAggcggcgtcctcgacgCCTTCGTCGTGGACGTTGCCTCTCAGGCTGCGCGCCTTTGCctcacgcgccgcggctcgactctccgccgcgacgatCTTCAGTTTGCTCTAG CTTGGAGCTTTTCAGTGCCTGTCTTCGCGACGGGGTCGGCGTCTACGGCGGGGGCTGGTATCTGCGTGGAGCCCGATGCATCCTGTCCTTCGGTGGCGCGAGCTGCGTTGCCTCggagcagcgacgccgggCGGTGGTCGATGCAGGCCTtcgtcgcgctgcaggaggagcgccagcggcgactTTTTCATCAGCTCTTTCTTGAGCAGCAGGAGGGCGCGAatggcggcctcggcgcgcgccccgAGGGAGGCAGGAAGATCCGCGTGCGCACACTGGGGCAGAAGAGCGCGTCACTCGCcaagccggcggcgcccgcgccgcaagACGCCGCGCTTGACGGTCCTGCaaagcgcgcgcgcgacgatgCCGAAGAGGGCGCCGATGGGACCCCGTCGCGCGCTAAgcgcccgccggcctcgcctgcccctgccgccgcggcgcctgcagcagcgggcgcagccgggggggcgacggcgaaggcgcggcagtCTCCGTCTTCGCGGGCGGAAGGCCTTCCGAGTCGGTCCCAcagagcggcgcccgcgaccctcgcgcggccgcgccggacCCGCAG gcggagacccgcgggcgccgggtCTGGCgtcgggcctcgcgcctttGGCGGCGAGCCCGGCGGCCGTCGTGGCGGGCGCGTTGCCGCGGGGCGCTTCggatgcctctgcgtctctgccggccggcgcggcgctcgcccatCACCCCCAGGCGCCcccttcgcctgcagcggcgcaccTGCGCCCGTTTCATCCGGCGGCGTATGGAGGAGGCCCCGAGGGCGcgttcgcgccgcgcttcgcggccGGCTACTACGCCttgccggccgccgcgcacagcCGACCCCCCCAgcccccgcgggcctccagCAGCCCCTGCAGATGCCCGAGCCCCCCCCCGGGgctgcgttcgcctcgcctgcggtgCCTGGGGACActacgcagcagcagccgctctACTTCCccacggccgcggccgcgtatgctccgccggcgctgcagccgcacggcggcgcgctaGTCCCTCCGCAGGAcgttcgcttcttctctccctaTCCGCCAGGCAacgccgtcgctgcgtcgcccgcgaggccctcgcacccgcgcggcgcgggagacgagccCAACCCTGCGCAGGGGAAAACGTTCTAG
- a CDS encoding hypothetical protein (encoded by transcript BESB_014800): MQLRSAFFAFLPTALALAVAPRGHAAAELPAPRERTATAASLLSQTDYALPAQASGDVRGAPPARAAFQLDSLAVGDVPRPGVGGRPPRGRRSSLRAAAATQRTRSRRHPAARTTAVYAPHARARNRRKQQQVDSTETRSSTDRHYRNESNRRARTRRVRPLRSDGHHELMSLVNVVAVLSFAAMLVITRLLRKVGNKAIENAGTAIKPRDWFTAERLAQRKAASVEPTQKARLRAVYAPERCSDATAGVACRTHPVTRACVSSDSKEGDHTVSFRLSRAAEDHPSVTRGACEELKQPGEKGAGQPVASAGDFSPCRSRGPF, translated from the exons ATGCAGCTGCGGAGCGCCTTTTTTGCCTTTTTGCCGaccgctctcgcgctcgccgtcgcccctcggggccacgccgctgcggagctgccggcgcctcgggAGCGGACGGCaaccgccgcctcgctcctgTCGCAGACCGACTACGCCCTGCCTGCGCAAGCCAGTGGGgacgtccgcggcgccccgccggcgagggctgCTTTCCAGCTGGACTCTCTTGCCGTCGGAGACGTCCCCCGGccgggcgtcggcggccgccctccgcgtgggaggcgctcgtctctccgcgctgctgctgcgacgcagaggacccGCTCACGGCGCCACCCGGCCGCCAGGACGACCGCTGTCTACGCGCCACACGCTCGTGCGCGAAACAGAAgaaagcagcagcaggtggACTCGACTGAGACGCGCTCAAGCACTGACCGTCACTACCGCAATGAGAGCAATCGGCGCGCTCGCACCCGGAGggtgcggcctctgcggtcgGATGGGCACCA CGAACTCATGTCACTGGTCAACGTCGTCGCAGTTCTCTCGTTCGCTGCGATGCTAGTCATCAcgaggctgctgcggaaGGTTGGCAACAAAGCCATCGAAAACGCCGGCACGGCAATAA AGCCACGGGACTGGTTCACTGCGGAGCGTCTAGCCCAGAGGAAAGCGGCCTCCGTGGAGCCGACCCAGAAGgcacgcctgcgcgctgTCTACGCGCCGGAGCGGTGCTCCGATGCGACAGCTGGCGTGGCGTGTCGCACACATCCCGTGACTCGtgcgtgcgtctcttctGACAGCAAGGAA GGCGACCAC ACAGTGAGTTTCCGCCTCAGCAGAGCTGCGGAGGACCATCCCTCGGTAACGCGCGGAGCCTGCGAGGAGCTCAAGCAGCCGGGAGAGAAGGGAGCTGGGCAGCCCGTCGCGAGTGCTGGCGATTTCTCGCCTTGCCGGAGCCGAGGCCCGTTCTAG
- a CDS encoding microneme-like protein (encoded by transcript BESB_014810) — protein MASFRGFSRPPVAAPHLHVPSLVCVLFSFSFFSLCLPFLFCIQCGVAHASASASEISARGGHYRVAPVTVNGYSSRVSGLDDYALHAALEDEASFIEKYEVYQPLSDNSWVCRFSLTDGPCASRSWSNIPQWRFCPSEYCCSKTACYRGSCSNWCDRWGSIACVVPDHVYSADKCTCSTHGHRCSNNATCRLLPGPNGGTFCYCNRGYIGDGQTCESDPCYSQPCSPGACSRSGKTYTCACPVGYTQDTSSGQAKCVEKRDYCRSAPCGPDATVYDCVSFDSGTYECICKEGYAFNGVKCEKQDWCKNNACGDPTAVYDCVSNELDYTCHCQKGYVVARNDNGQAKCVRAACAADPCGPSNLVKSCIDREDGTYACICSDIAELVTDEETKQVSCQRADPCKTNPCGSESAVQQCFVDGSTYGCLCTSGHTAITDESGRRKCVQGNPCELGVCGPDKAVENCSTDGQAYTCECTPEAILSTSSKGQQSCVMRDECEANCGAAEGVMRCQKISDDKWDCQCKSGYLLKYSKGKRLCNKANACSVNPCGTSDAVSDCQPHPEGSGYNCICNQGFELRTRADNTQLCARPNSCIGDPCGKPEGVSLCLPTKDSYQCTCNSGYSLENYNGRQRCAFVGDSSSSSEKSEYDSTEDEESSGWSAAQYAGCVIGGLVVLVGVGYGVRYIRSSDDEDEEEPPGMPGMPGAPGMPGMPGAPGMPGAPGMPGAPGVAGMGMAPGMMGSQMYGSPMMAPMAGGMSPGMSQRASFAAMGPQPSFGR, from the coding sequence ATGGCCTCTTTTCGGGGTTTCTCACGGCCTCCCGTAGCCGCTCCCCACCTTCACGTCCCGtcgctcgtctgcgttctgtttagcttttccttcttctcgctaTGTCTTCCATTTCTGTTCTGCATCCagtgcggcgtcgcgcacgcgtctGCATCCGCGTCTGAGAtcagcgcgcgcggaggtcACTACCGGGTGGCGCCGGTAACTGTCAACGGCTACTCCTCTCGCGTTTCGGGACTGGACGACTACGCGCTACATGCAGCCTTGGAAGACGAGGCATCTTTCATCGAAAAGTACGAAGTCTACCAGCCGCTTTCCGATAATTCTTGGGTctgccgcttctcgctgACTGACGGGCCGTGCGCGAGCCGCTCGTGGTCTAACATCCCGCAGTGGCGCTTCTGTCCGAGTGAGTACTGCTGCAGCAAGACGGCCTGCTACCGCGGATCTTGCTCCAACTGGTGCGACCGATGGGGAAGCATCGCGTGTGTCGTTCCAGACCACGTGTACAGCGCGGACAAGTGCACTTGCAGCACCCATGGGCATCGCTGCTCCAACAACGCGACGTGCAGACTCCTGCCGGGTCCGAATGGAGGAACTTTCTGCTACTGCAACCGCGGCTACATCGGCGACGGACAAACCTGCGAGTCAGACCCATGCTACTCCCAGCCTTGCAGTCCAGGAGCCTGCTCGAGATCCGGCAAGACGTACACCTGCGCGTGCCCCGTAGGCTACACGCAGGACACGTCCTCCGGACAGGCCAAGTGCGTCGAAAAACGTGACTActgtcgctcggcgccttgCGGCCCAGACGCCACTGTGTATGACTGCGTGAGCTTTGACAGCGGGACTTACGAGTGCATCTGCAAGGAAGGCTACGCCTTCAACGGGGTAAAGTGTGAAAAGCAGGACTGGTGCAAGAACAACGCCTGCGGAGACCCGACGGCCGTGTATGACTGCGTCTCGAACGAACTCGACTACACTTGCCACTGCCAGAAGGGATACGTGGTAGCCCGCAACGACAACGGGCAGGCAAAGTGCGTcagagccgcctgcgccgcggatcCGTGTGGCCCGTCGAATCTGGTGAAGTCCTGCATCGACCGCGAGGACGGCACCTACGCGTGCATCTGCTCCGACATCGCCGAGCTAGTCACAGACGAAGAGACTAAGCAGGTGTCATGCCAGCGCGCCGACCCCTGCAAAACGAATCCGTGCGGGTCTGAGTCGGCTGTTCAACAGTGCTTCGTCGACGGCTCCACTTACGGCTGTCTCTGCACCTCGGGCCACACAGCCATCACAGATGAATCCGGCCGGCGCAAGTGCGTCCAGGGGAACCCCTGCGaactcggcgtctgcggcccCGACAAAGCAGTGGAAAACTGCTCAACCGACGGGCAGGCGTACACGTGCGAATGCACGCCGGAAGCTATCCTGTCCACGAGCTCCAAAGGCCAGCAGTCGTGCGTGATGCGAGACGAGTGCGAAGCCAACTGCGGAGCCGCTGAAGGCGTGATGCGCTGCCAGAAGATCTCCGACGACAAGTGGGACTGCCAGTGCAAATCCGGGTATCTTCTCAAGTATTCGAAGGGAAAAAGACTGTGCAACAAGGCGAACGCCTGTTCGGTCAACCCCTGCGGAACTTCCGACGCGGTCTCAGACTGCCAGCCACACCCCGAGGGATCCGGATACAACTGCATCTGCAACCAGGGCTTCGAGTTGCGCACCCGAGCGGACAACACGCAACTCTGCGCCAGACCCAACAGTTGCATAGGAGATCCCTGTGGAAAGCCGGAAGGCGTCTCCCTGTGTCTCCCGACGAAGGACAGCTACCAGTGTACCTGCAACTCGGGCTACTCGCTGGAAAACTACAACGGCAGACAACGGTGCGCGTTCGTGGGCGATTCGAGCTCGAGCTCGGAGAAGTCCGAGTACGACAGCACTGAGGACGAGGAAAGCTCGGGATGGTCCGCGGCTCAGTACGCGGGATGCGTCATTGGCGGCCTCGTTGTCCTCGTGGGTGTCGGCTACGGCGTCAGATACATCAGgtccagcgacgacgaggacgaggaggaaccCCCTGGGATGCCTGGCATGCCTGGAGCACCCGGCATGCCTGGAATGCCTGGAGCGCCTGGAATGCCTGGAGCGCCTGGAATGCCTGGAGCACCCGGAGTGGCGGGCATGGGCATGGCCCCCGGCATGATGGGGTCGCAGATGTATGGCTCGCCCATGATGGCTCCCATGGCGGGCGGCATGTCGCCCGGCATGAGCCAGCGGGCGTCCTTCGCTGCCATGGGCCCGCAGCCGTCGTTCGGCCGCTGA